One part of the Torulaspora delbrueckii CBS 1146 chromosome 8, complete genome genome encodes these proteins:
- the CAP2 gene encoding F-actin-capping protein subunit beta (similar to Saccharomyces cerevisiae CAP2 (YIL034C); ancestral locus Anc_7.208), which produces MSSTDSYDASLDLLRRLDPRRLKEHLQNLIKLEPSLAEDLLSSVDTPLTIKRDPKASQREYLCCDYNRDIDSHRSPWSNEYYPELSPEDLKESPFPSTELRKLEALANDSFDIYRDLYYEGGVSSVYLWELDEDNTDDFAGVVLFKNKDQSSSCWDSIHVLEATRDGSDFTYRITTTIILHLDKGDQMSLSGNLTRQTERTVNVPAAESVTEEQLSVAHITNLGTLIEDVESQMRTMLEAVYFEKTRDIFHQTKNSAPSAEEMNKEAHQELIKGLQGL; this is translated from the coding sequence ATGAGCTCTACTGATTCCTATGATGCATCCTTGGATCTCCTGCGTCGACTAGACCCCAGACGCTTGAAAGAGCACTTACAGAATTTAATTAAATTGGAACCTTCCCTAGCTGAAGATCTGCTGTCATCAGTAGACACCCCGTTGACTATAAAGCGAGACCCCAAGGCCTCTCAAAGAGAGTACTTATGTTGTGATTACAACAGAGACATCGATTCACACAGATCTCCTTGGTCTAATGAATACTATCCTGAGTTGTCCCCTGAAGATTTAAAGGAGAGTCCATTTCCCTCCACAGAATTGagaaaattggaagctTTAGCGAATGATTCGTTCGATATCTACAGAGATTTGTACTACGAAGGTGGTGTCTCGAGTGTCTACCTCTGGGAGTTGGATGAGGATAACACAGACGATTTTGCAGGTGTTGTTCTTTTTAAGAACAAGGATCAAAGTTCAAGTTGCTGGGATAGTATTCATGTCCTCGAAGCTACCCGTGACGGTTCCGATTTCACCTATCGTATCACAACTACGATTATTTTGCATTTGGATAAAGGGGATCAGATGTCATTATCTGGAAATTTAACTAGACAAACTGAGAGGACAGTTAATGTGCCTGCTGCAGAGTCTGTCACTGAGGAACAATTGAGTGTGGCACATATCACAAACCTGGGgactttgattgaagatgtCGAATCACAGATGAGAACTATGTTGGAAGCTGTTTATTTCGAAAAGACTCGGGATATCTTTCACCAAACGAAGAACAGCGCACCAAGTGCAGAGGAGATGAATAAAGAAGCCCACCAGGAGCTTATCAAGGGCTTGCAAGGTCTCTAA
- the ERG28 gene encoding Erg28p (similar to Saccharomyces cerevisiae ERG28 (YER044C); ancestral locus Anc_7.207): MLSFQDVIRFTQNKLVSMPPGYLPKWLLFISVVSVFNSLQTYISGLELTRRVYENKPAETTSLSARTFGTWTFVSCVIRFYGAMYLQEEHIFQLTFISYLIAIAHFGSELLIFRTCKLGKGFMGPLVVASTSLIWMYNQKEYYTGSGW; this comes from the coding sequence ATGCTTTCCTTCCAAGACGTTATCCGTTTCACGCAGAACAAGTTGGTATCAATGCCTCCTGGGTATCTGCCAAAATGGTTATTGTTCATCTCTGTAGTGTCTGTgttcaattctttgcaaacttACATTTCAGGCCTGGAACTAACACGTAGAGTGTATGAGAACAAGCCCGCTGAGACCACTTCGTTGAGTGCAAGAACTTTTGGTACCTGGACGTTTGTATCATGTGTCATTAGATTCTATGGGGCGATGTATTTGCAGGAAGAACACATCTTTCAATTAACCTTCATTTCCTATTTGATTGCCATCGCTCATTTCGGTTCTGAATTGTTGATCTTCCGTACTTGCAAATTGGGCAAAGGTTTCATGGGTCCTTTAGTTGTAGCTTCcacttctttgatctgGATGTACAACCAGAAGGAATACTACACTGGTTCCGGATGGTAA
- the BCY1 gene encoding cAMP-dependent protein kinase regulatory subunit BCY1 (similar to Saccharomyces cerevisiae BCY1 (YIL033C); ancestral locus Anc_7.206) gives MPLSQEQKVEYDLYQSEVERQSPNDILQFSANYFNKRLEQQRVFMKNQEAFALSKGITLFSRPSRSESVAAASTSIGGNGEERDVLFKSPFANQDPHATHEDEHLASNTPSQSSSATGLFKGNFNVGQESSKRMKSPLDPHSGDTKESKRKANVNHQPLPLNFNAERRTSVSGETLQPDNFDDWTPAHYSEKNQDQLKRLAKSIGRNFLFNKLDDDSKILVINSLEEKMVKKGTEIIKQGDEGDYFYIVEEGSVEYLVDGTKVNSSGPGSSFGELALMYSSPRAATVIALTDCILWALDRITFRKILLGSSFKKRMMYDELLKSMPILKSLTTYDRAKLADALDTEFYEPGQVIVKEGDVGENFYLIEYGECEVSKDGQGVVAQLKSRDYFGEVALLNDLPRQATVTAKTKTKVATLGKSGFQRLLGPVVDVLKLNDPTRKAHSTSK, from the coding sequence ATGCCATTGtctcaagaacaaaaggTCGAATACGACTTATACCAGAGTGAAGTGGAAAGACAGAGTCCCAATGATATTTTGCAGTTTTCTGCAAATTACTTCAATAAGAGACTGGAACAGCAGCGTGTCTTTATGAAGAACCAGGAGGCATTTGCTCTATCAAAGGGTATTACTCTGTTTTCTAGACCTTCGAGAAGTGAATCGGTGGCAGCGGCCTCTACAAGTATTGGTGGAAACGGCGAGGAGAGAGACGTTTTATTCAAGTCACCATTTGCCAATCAGGACCCTCATGCTACGCACGAGGACGAGCATCTCGCTTCTAACACACCTTCACAATCAAGCTCAGCAACCGGACTATTTAAAGGTAATTTTAACGTGGGTCAGGAGAGTAGTAAACGAATGAAGTCACCTTTGGACCCTCATAGTGGCGATACTAAGGAATCGAAGAGGAAAGCTAATGTGAATCATCAGCCATTacctttgaatttcaatgCCGAGAGACGTACCTCTGTCAGTGGTGAGACTTTACAACCAGATAACTTTGATGATTGGACTCCTGCACATTATTCGGAGAAGAATCAGGATCAGTTGAAGAGACTCGCAAAGTCtattggaagaaattttctCTTTAACAAGCTAGATGACGATAGTAAGATACTGGTAATCAACTCGttggaagagaaaatggtgaagaaaggtACAGAGATTATCAAACAAGGAGATGAAGGTGACTATTTTTACatcgttgaagaaggttCTGTGGAGTACTTGGTTGATGGAACTAAAGTTAATTCGTCGGGCCCAGGCTCCAGTTTCGGTGAACTAGCTCTAATGTACAGTAGTCCTAGAGCCGCCACAGTCATCGCTCTAACGGATTGTATTCTATGGGCTCTCGATAGAATAACATTTAGAAAGATCCTACTCGGcagctctttcaagaagagaatgatgTACGATGAGCTATTGAAGAGTATGCCAATCCTCAAATCGCTGACTACTTATGATCGTGCCAAATTAGCCGATGCATTAGACACAGAGTTTTACGAACCAGGCCAAGTTATCGTAAAAGAAGGTGACGTTGGTGAAAATTTCTATCTGATCGAGTACGGTGAGTGTGAAGTCTCAAAGGATGGTCAAGGCGTGGTTGCGCAGCTGAAGTCGCGTGATTACTTTGGTGAAGTGGCTTTGTTGAACGATCTGCCACGTCAGGCCACTGTTACAGCAAAGACAAAGACCAAAGTAGCTACACTGGGTAAGAGCGGGTTCCAAAGACTATTGGGACCTGTGGTCGATGTCTTAAAACTGAATGATCCAACCCGCAAAGCCCATAGCACAAGCAAATAG
- the IRC5 gene encoding putative ATPase (similar to Saccharomyces cerevisiae YFR038W; ancestral locus Anc_7.205), producing MGDSVGRTMTRSLRSNRNGLRRDYREKEESDLRADVNETDSDTEDTGGKSDTEPIWLKDEVKDDSDVALDSDEESDERQLNELLRNSQSELQQKADDEDDEDDNLDEVDKQTVSLKLKKLNEFVKQSQVYSGVIADTLLERSMQKQEDQKAQEPPAKKQKKGARSIVDFFKRKGEEKDEQNVSDVMDDKTIAEQQPALLKNCVLKGYQLEGLNWLITLYENGLNGILADDMGLGKTIQSIALLAFIYEMDTKGPFLIAAPLSTVDNWMNEFEKFAPDLPVLKYYHQGGYKERSKLLRKFFKNTKGTGVVVTSYEMIIRDSDQIMSKQWKFLIVDEGHRLKNINCKLIQELKRINTTNRLLLTGTPLQNNLGELWSLLNFIMPEIFADFEIFNKWFNFEDLDLQSDSSKLNRVINDELEKNLISNLHTILKPFLLRRLKKTVLAGILPPKREYIIDCPLTPMQNKLYRMGLSGKLKKTIFKELIKHFFTLNSRYIGNVSNKSIRDYINYKLGDQAVDGPPSDILKKMDILYDEHLHKECTSIKLQNMMMQLRQIVDSTFLFYFPYMQPEDLTLEMLLSTSGKLQVLQKLLPPLIKKGHKVLIFSQFIKMLDLIEDWCELNSLNALRIDGSVDNETRKAQISQFNSPKDQTNVFLLSTRAAGLGINLAVADTVVLFDSDWNPQVDLQAMDRCHRIGQVRPVIVYRLCCDNTVEHIILTRAASKRRLEKLVIQMGQFNTLRKLALNEKSFLQQSSTNTHGSRATNKELFQELSQLLLSGESSIGFNRNRKNKDQDNGQLTSQELAELTDRSAKAYEANRTVELPHVRLFETSTGQL from the coding sequence ATGGGCGATAGTGTTGGTAGAACTATGACGAGATCCTTGCGAAGCAATCGAAATGGGTTACGCCGTGATTACAGAGAGAAGGAGGAATCCGATCTGAGAGCTGATGTGAATGAAACTGACAGTGATACTGAGGATACGGGTGGTAAGAGTGATACAGAACCCATTTggttgaaggatgaagttAAAGATGATTCTGATGTAGCTTTAGActctgatgaagagagcGATGAGAGACAGTTAAATGAGTTACTGCGAAATTCGCAGTCTGAATTACAACAGAAAGcagatgatgaggatgatgaggacgataaccttgatgaagtggaTAAGCAGACTGTGTcgttgaagttgaagaaacttaatGAGTTTGTGAAACAGAGTCAAGTGTACTCGGGTGTTATCGCTGACACGCTTCTTGAAAGGTCAATGCAAAAACAGGAGGATCAGAAGGCCCAAGAACCACCTgcaaagaagcagaagaaaggTGCAAGGTCAAttgttgattttttcaaacgGAAGGGTGAGGAAAAGGATGAACAGAACGTATCTGATGTTATGGATGATAAAACCATTGCTGAGCAACAACCAGCTTTGCTTAAGAATTGTGTTTTGAAAGGTTACCAATTGGAGGGTTTAAACTGGCTCATTACGCTTTATGAAAACGGACTGAATGGTATCTTGGCAGACGATATGGGCCTTGGTAAGACAATACAGAGTATTGCACTATTGGCTTTTATCTATGAGATGGACACAAAAGGACCATTCCTGATTGCTGCTCCTCTCAGTACTGTAGACAACTGGATGAAtgagtttgaaaagtttgctCCTGATCTACCGGTCCTCAAGTACTATCATCAGGGAGGTTATAAGGAAAGATCTAAGTTGCTGAggaaattcttcaagaatacAAAGGGGACGGGTGTGGTTGTGACGTCTTATGAAATGATAATACGGGACTCGGATCAGATAATGTCAAAACAGTGGAAGTTTCTGattgttgatgaaggacATCGTTTAAAGAACATCAATTGTAAGTTAATCCAGGAGTTGAAAAGGATCAACACGACAAATAGATTGCTTTTAACAGGGACACCGCTACAAAACAATTTGGGTGAATTGTGGTCATTGCTTAACTTTATAATGCCAGAGATTTTTGCAGATTTTGAGATCTTTAACAAATGgttcaactttgaagatctcGATCTGCAAAGTGActcttccaaattgaaTCGAGTCATCAACGATGAGTTGGagaaaaatttgatctcTAATTTGCACACTATCTTGAAACCCTTCTTATTGAggaggttgaagaagaccGTACTGGCTGGAATTCTTCCGCCAAAAAGAGAATACATTATAGATTGCCCTCTCACTCCAATGCAAAACAAACTTTATAGGATGGGTTTAAGTgggaaattgaagaagactattttcaaagagctcaTCAAGCATTTCTTCACTTTAAATTCCAGATACATTGGAAATGTATCTAATAAATCAATACGAGACTACATCAACTATAAACTGGGTGATCAAGCAGTCGATGGACCCCCTAGTGATATACTAAAAAAGATGGATATATTGTATGATGAGCACTTACACAAGGAATGCACAAGCATTAAATTACAGAACATGATGATGCAGCTACGACAAATTGTCGACTCGACCTTCCTATTCTATTTTCCCTACATGCAACCTGAAGATCTGACTCTGGAGATGCTCCTAAGCACTTCAGGGAAATTACAAGTCCTGCAAAAACTTTTACCACCATTAATCAAAAAAGGCCACAAGGTGTTAATATTCTCGcaatttatcaaaatgCTGGATCTGATTGAAGACTGGTGTGaattgaactctttaaaTGCTTTGAGGATCGACGGATCTGTCGATAATGAAACCCGTAAAGCACAAATCTCGCAGTTTAACAGCCcaaaagatcaaacaaACGTTTTCTTACTGTCCACCAGAGCTGCAGGACTTGGTATCAACCTAGCTGTTGCAGATACCGTTGTCTTATTCGACAGCGACTGGAACCCTCAAGTAGATCTCCAGGCGATGGACCGATGCCACCGTATAGGCCAAGTAAGACCTGTCATAGTCTACCGACTATGTTGCGACAATACTGTGGAACATATCATTCTCACAAGAGCCGCAAGCAAGAGGCGTTTAGAGAAATTAGTGATCCAAATGGGCCAATTCAACACTCTACGTAAATTGGCCCTTAACGAGAAATCCTTCTTACAACAATCGTCCACTAATACCCATGGATCAAGAGCCACAAATAAGGaactttttcaagaactttcACAGCTTCTATTAAGCGGTGAGTCCAGCATCGGATTCAACAGGAATCGCAAGAATAAGGACCAAGATAATGGCCAATTGACGTCCCAGGAACTTGCGGAGCTCACAGATCGTTCGGCCAAGGCCTACGAAGCTAATAGGACTGTCGAACTACCGCACGTTAGGCTCTTTGAGACTTCCACGGGTCAACTATGA
- the RSC8 gene encoding Rsc8p (similar to Saccharomyces cerevisiae RSC8 (YFR037C); ancestral locus Anc_7.204) → MSGAEDQIGNVEVGGAVGPALSGSAPPLLPHLQQQQMMQHEAADINYEQEAQKLEDKALRFLAKQAHPVIIPSFAAWFEFSEVHEIEKRSIPDFFDDSSRFKTPKAYKDARNFMINTYRLSPYEYLTMTAVRRNIAMDVASIVKIHAFLEKWGLINYQIDPRSKPSLIGPSFTGHFQVILDTPQGLKPFVPAELVKDEEEAETKNEETTPSASHENTSTEYKFIDREPFPVNLSLRESVYDTTQDFNALQSREKSSRQIHKTFVCHTCGNNAVVVHYHNLRARDANLCSRCFQEGHFGANFQSSDFIRLENDTQTGKRQWSDQELLLLLEGIEMYEDQWERIVDHVGNTKTMEECVEKFLSLPIEDQYINDIVRKTKIKSYKVQNGNGKQFTTTEAVDATIKALLEGLNRQTLEETLPESAKKISVKYLQETQAVAQELVSLKVKKLDLKFEKLDKLEAALQEEKTKYVEESEKILNDRISLSKQITDLNSELGKLNISKKLVLISDQVDSGIKLVEEEEGAGADKEPLQKQTDQEIQALSHAEPQMYQPWSL, encoded by the coding sequence ATGAGCGGTGCAGAAGATCAAATTGGGAACGTGGAAGTTGGAGGGGCCGTTGGGCCCGCATTAAGTGGTAGTGCACCTCCATTGTTGCCCCATctgcaacaacaacagatGATGCAGCATGAGGCTGCAGATATCAATTATGAGCAGGAAGCACAGAAATTAGAGGACAAAGCATTGAGGTTTCTGGCTAAACAAGCTCATCCAGTTATCATTCCGTCATTCGCCGCGTGGTTTGAGTTCTCAGAAGTTcatgagattgaaaagaGATCGATCCCAGACTTTTTCGACGATTCTTCTCGTTTCAAGACCCCCAAGGCTTACAAGGATGCCAGAAACTTTATGATTAATACCTATAGACTTTCACCATATGAGTATTTGACGATGACCGCAGTGAGAAGAAACATTGCCATGGATGTGGCGTCCATCGTCAAGATTCATGCTTTTTTGGAAAAGTGGGGGTTGATTAACTACCAGATAGATCCAAGGTCGAAACCCTCTTTGATTGGTCCCAGTTTCACAGGTCATTTCCAAGTGATCCTCGATACCCCACAGGGTTTGAAACCATTTGTTCCCGCTGAACTGGTAaaggacgaagaggaagcagAGACTAAGAATGAAGAGACTACGCCAAGCGCAAGTCATGAGAATACCTCTACAGAGTACAAGTTTATTGACCGCGAGCCCTTCCCAGTGAACCTCTCCCTTAGAGAGAGCGTGTATGATACAACACAGGACTTTAATGCATTGCAATCGAGGGAGAAATCATCAAGACAAATACACAAGACGTTTGTGTGTCATACATGTGGGAACAACGCCGTAGTGGTACACTACCATAACTTGCGTGCCAGGGACGCAAACTTGTGTTCCAGATGTTTTCAAGAAGGTCATTTTGGGGCGAATTTTCAATCGTCTGATTTCATAAGGTTGGAAAACGATACGCAAACAGGCAAGAGACAATGGTCAGATCAGGAGCTATTACTACTATTGGAAGGTATTGAGATGTACGAGGATCAATGGGAAAGGATAGTTGATCACGTCGGAAACACAAAGACTATGGAAGAATGTGTAGAGAAATTCCTGAGCTTGCCAATTGAGGACCAATACATTAATGATATCGTTCGGAAGACTAAAATCAAGTCATACAAGGTACAAAACGGTAATGGGAAACAATTCACTACAACGGAGGCAGTCGATGCAACAATAAAGGCTCTACTAGAAGGTTTAAACAGACAAACCCTCGAAGAGACCTTACCGGAATCAGCTAAAAAAATATCTGTCAAGTACTTGCAAGAAACTCAGGCTGTAGCACAGGAGCTAGTCAGTTTGAAAGTCAAGAAGCTCGATTTaaaatttgagaaattggataAATTAGAGGCTGCACTACAGGAGGAGAAAACCAAGTACGTGGAAGAATCAGAGAAGATATTGAACGACAGGATATCTTTAAGCAAGCAGATCACTGACCTCAACAGTGAGCTCGGCAAATTGAATATAtcgaaaaaattggtgTTGATATCAGACCAAGTTGATTCCGGTATCAAGCTTGtagaggaagaagaaggtgcaGGGGCAGACAAAGAACCCTTGCAAAAGCAGACCGACCAAGAGATACAGGCCTTGTCACACGCGGAACCTCAAATGTATCAACCTTGGTCTTTGTAA
- the YKE4 gene encoding Zn(2+) transporter YKE4 (similar to Saccharomyces cerevisiae YKE4 (YIL023C); ancestral locus Anc_7.203), translated as MIALLHKLFVLLQVVKPVVAHKHDSDIADSYEHDPSAQLIHQIQDYLFPFSARYNSILATLLIQLAPCFIIFSIPGLKKSKTSGQSSSLLPVLVSFAFGTLLGDILLHLIPEIFESIENTQPSFILIGSAIFTGFLAFLFLDKTLRVMSIGTGKEISLSSHSHSHVQESDEIATSSSINAPQSTNGLKQRKTRNIATKPTRKAAKAHESHQKPNIAAYLNIVTGCVHNITDGIALASSFYSSRHVGATTTIAVMFHEIPHEIGDFVILLSSGFTFPQALKSQLVTSIGAMVGTAIGCALNEMPQSTSKTSTTSTHWLLQPDLLLPISTGGFIYIATVGVAPQVLQLTCSNKSQEARIWILQLVSIIAGFALMMALALLE; from the coding sequence ATGATTGCTCTGCTACACAAGCTTTTCGTTCTTTTGCAAGTGGTGAAACCAGTGGTAGCGCACAAACATGACTCTGACATTGCAGATAGCTATGAACATGATCCTTCGGCTCAGTTGATTCATCAAATCCAGGACTATTTATTCCCATTCTCAGCTCGTTATAATTCGATCCTGGCCACTTTACTTATTCAATTAGCACCTTGTTTTATTATTTTCTCAATTCCAGGtctcaagaagagcaagacTAGTGGTCAGAGTAGTAGCTTGCTACCCGTGCTGGTTTCCTTCGCCTTTGGTACTTTGCTTGGTGATATTCTCCTTCATTTGATCCcagaaatttttgaatcaattgagAATACTCAACCATCATTTATTCTCATCGGATCAGCTATCTTTACCGGGTTCTTGGCATTCCTATTCCTGGATAAGACTTTGAGAGTTATGTCGATTGGAACCGGAAAAGAGATATCCCTGTCTTCTCATTCTCATTCACACGTTCAAGAGTCTGATGAGATAGCCACTAGCTCTTCAATTAATGCTCCACAAAGCACTAATGGATtgaagcaaagaaagaccAGGAATATTGCCACTAAACCCACCAGAAAAGCTGCAAAAGCTCACGAGTCGCACCAGAAGCCCAATATTGCAGCATACTTGAACATAGTTACCGGCTGTGTACACAATATCACTGACGGTATCGCTCTAGCGTCCAGTTTCTACAGTTCCAGGCATGTCGGCGCCACCACAACGATTGCAGTTATGTTTCATGAAATCCCACATGAAATTGGCGACTTTGTCATCCTACTCTCAAGCGGATTTACTTTCCCTCAGGCCCTCAAGTCCCAACTAGTTACCTCGATTGGCGCCATGGTCGGAACAGCCATCGGTTGTGCCCTCAACGAGATGCCACAAAGCACTTCCAAGACAAGTACTACTAGTACGCACTGGTTGTTGCAACCCGATCTACTACTACCGATCAGTACTGGTGGATTTATCTACATAGCGACTGTAGGAGTCGCTCCACAAGTACTACAGCTAACGTGTTCGAACAAGTCACAAGAAGCCAGGATATGGATACTACAACTGGTCTCGATTATCGCTGGCTTTGCCCTCATGATGGCGCTAGCACTACTAGAGTAA
- the ATG45 gene encoding Atg45p (similar to Saccharomyces cerevisiae YIL024C; ancestral locus Anc_7.202) translates to MSSIQFVIPSEVIGSYWSPQDKVVITGEFDDWKHSDYVLQYLENEGFKVAIPRINGQEKAMFKLVINDREWITLAYFETTVDGSGHTNNVLNYQDYEIDESLDDVTIGSARQESEQRQLLSYTAEVTTTPYVSPELLSPALAPQVALNDYVNISSHGELSSTEDLEFEPCDLDLEETLQYDSNTPFSSNQRPLNGLVSMVKKARTYWNS, encoded by the coding sequence ATGTCGAGCATACAGTTTGTGATACCGAGCGAGGTGATCGGCAGCTACTGGTCACCTCAGGATAAGGTAGTGATCACTGGAGAGTTTGATGATTGGAAACATTCTGATTACGTGTTGCAGTATTTAGAGAATGAAGGTTTCAAAGTAGCAATACCCAGGATCAATGGCCAGGAGAAAGCGATGTTCAAGTTAGTGATCAATGATAGGGAATGGATAACTTTGGCCTATTTTGAAACGACTGTGGATGGATCTGGTCATACAAACAACGTGTTAAACTACCAAGACTACGAGATCGACGAGTCGCTTGATGATGTTACTATTGGTAGTGCCAGACAGGAGAGTGAACAGAGACAATTGCTCAGCTACACGGCTGAAGTCACTACAACACCTTATGTATCACCAGAACTTTTATCACCAGCTCTGGCACCGCAAGTCGCTTTGAATGACTATGTCAATATCTCTTCTCATGGAGAATTGAGTAGTACGGAGGATCTGGAATTCGAACCATGCGATTTGGACCTAGAAGAGACCTTGCAGTATGACTCCAATACGCCTTTCTCCTCTAACCAAAGACCGTTAAACGGACTGGTGTCGATGGTTAAGAAAGCCAGGACGTATTGGAATAGCTAG